A section of the Sphingomonas ginsenosidivorax genome encodes:
- the gspM gene encoding type II secretion system protein GspM, whose product MTALRSWFDARAPREKKLLVVMAALAVLTLIWGAIIRPVGDGLSSARERHADAVTRLGETQAQVAALKAIQRGRPRPLTGTLADVVRIEADQAGFTLTSLDQDGANVRVAIQSARPAAVVAWLARLERIGILVDSAAMTDTGNKSVGVTLVLKARAA is encoded by the coding sequence ATGACCGCCTTGCGAAGCTGGTTCGACGCCCGCGCGCCGCGCGAGAAGAAGCTCCTCGTGGTGATGGCCGCGCTCGCGGTCCTGACGTTGATCTGGGGCGCGATCATCCGCCCCGTCGGCGACGGGCTGTCGAGCGCGCGCGAACGTCATGCCGACGCGGTCACGCGGCTCGGCGAGACGCAAGCGCAGGTCGCGGCGCTGAAGGCGATCCAGCGCGGCCGGCCGCGGCCGCTGACCGGCACGCTGGCCGATGTGGTGCGGATCGAGGCGGATCAGGCCGGCTTTACGCTGACCAGCCTCGACCAGGACGGCGCCAACGTCCGCGTCGCGATCCAGTCGGCCCGCCCGGCCGCGGTGGTCGCATGGCTTGCCCGGCTCGAGCGAATCGGCATCCTCGTCGACTCCGCGGCGATGACCGACACGGGCAACAAATCCGTCGGCGTGACGCTCGTTCTCAAGGCGCGCGCGGCATGA
- the gspN gene encoding type II secretion system protein N — MKRIRLRTAPTALFGAMLLIALIVFLPMRAALGWAGVGEQGFVARSVSGTIWGATLRDARFGDLALGDLHARLSPWPLFVGRAKIVMVGPESAARTLRGSASISRHAVGVDDLTASIATGGVFAPVPVSALDLDAVTVRFRDGQCESAEGRVRATLAGDVGGIALPQSVAGNARCEGSSLLLPLTSQAGTEGIVMRIDAGGRYRADLSLRPSDPLAAAKLEAAGFVANGGGYRLSIEGRF, encoded by the coding sequence ATGAAGCGGATCCGGCTGAGGACCGCGCCGACCGCGCTGTTCGGCGCGATGCTGCTGATCGCGCTGATCGTGTTCCTGCCGATGCGCGCCGCGCTCGGTTGGGCCGGGGTCGGGGAGCAGGGTTTCGTCGCGCGCAGCGTCAGCGGGACGATCTGGGGCGCAACCTTGCGCGATGCGCGATTCGGCGACCTCGCGCTCGGCGACCTCCACGCACGATTGTCGCCGTGGCCGTTGTTCGTCGGGCGCGCGAAGATCGTGATGGTGGGTCCCGAATCGGCGGCGCGGACGCTGCGCGGGTCGGCGAGCATCAGCCGCCACGCGGTCGGCGTCGACGACCTGACCGCCAGCATCGCCACCGGCGGGGTGTTCGCCCCGGTCCCGGTGTCCGCGCTCGATCTCGACGCGGTCACCGTCCGGTTCCGAGACGGCCAGTGCGAGAGCGCCGAAGGCCGCGTCCGCGCGACGCTGGCGGGCGATGTCGGCGGGATCGCGCTGCCGCAGTCGGTCGCCGGCAATGCGCGCTGCGAGGGGAGCTCGCTACTGCTTCCGCTGACCAGCCAGGCCGGAACCGAGGGCATCGTGATGCGCATCGACGCGGGCGGGCGGTACCGTGCGGACCTGTCGCTCCGCCCCTCCGACCCGCTCGCCGCAGCGAAACTCGAGGCCGCCGGCTTCGTCGCGAACGGCGGCGGATACAGGCTTTCGATCGAAGGACGCTTCTGA
- a CDS encoding Leu/Phe/Val dehydrogenase, whose translation MTSWGFPDFDDHEGVHLFTDPASGLQAVIAVHSTALGPAAGGARFWHYSDSDRAITDALRLSRGMSFKNAMAGLELGGGKGVVLAAKPGDTITTAQLEAFGRAVESLGGRYVTAEDVGMSEERMKVIAGQTRYVSGLPVASGAAGGDPGPYTALGIYLGVKAAAQRGLGATDMKGVRVAIQGVGSVGGGLARLLAKDGAVLTLADVDEGRAQKLAGELGATAVAAEAILTTEADIFSPNALGAILTESSIAALNAKVVAGGANNQLSVREDGRRVHERGILYAPDYVINAGGIINVGLEYLGHGDEAEVKARIARIPERLVQVWDESDRTGEPASDVADSIARKLIGR comes from the coding sequence ATGACCAGCTGGGGCTTTCCCGACTTCGACGACCACGAAGGCGTCCATCTCTTCACGGATCCCGCATCGGGCCTGCAAGCCGTCATCGCGGTGCACTCGACCGCGCTCGGGCCGGCAGCGGGTGGCGCGCGCTTCTGGCATTATTCCGACAGCGACCGCGCGATCACCGACGCGCTGCGCCTGTCGCGCGGCATGAGCTTCAAGAACGCGATGGCCGGGCTCGAGCTCGGCGGCGGCAAGGGCGTCGTGCTCGCGGCCAAGCCCGGCGACACCATCACTACCGCACAGCTCGAAGCGTTCGGCCGTGCGGTCGAATCGCTCGGCGGCCGCTATGTGACCGCCGAGGACGTCGGCATGTCCGAAGAGCGGATGAAGGTCATTGCCGGCCAGACGCGCTACGTCTCCGGCCTGCCGGTCGCGAGCGGCGCGGCGGGCGGCGATCCGGGGCCCTACACGGCGCTCGGCATCTATCTCGGCGTCAAGGCGGCCGCCCAGCGTGGCCTCGGTGCGACCGACATGAAGGGCGTGCGCGTCGCGATCCAGGGCGTCGGCTCGGTCGGTGGCGGACTCGCACGGTTGCTCGCCAAGGACGGTGCGGTGCTGACGCTCGCCGATGTCGACGAGGGTCGCGCGCAGAAGCTGGCAGGCGAGCTCGGCGCGACCGCGGTCGCGGCCGAGGCGATCCTGACGACCGAAGCCGATATCTTCAGCCCCAACGCGCTCGGCGCGATCCTGACCGAATCGTCGATCGCGGCGTTGAACGCCAAGGTCGTCGCCGGCGGCGCCAACAACCAGCTGAGCGTCCGCGAGGACGGTCGCCGCGTGCACGAGCGCGGGATCCTGTACGCGCCGGACTATGTCATCAACGCGGGCGGCATTATCAATGTCGGTCTCGAATATCTCGGGCACGGCGACGAAGCCGAGGTGAAGGCGCGGATCGCGCGTATTCCGGAGCGGCTGGTCCAGGTCTGGGACGAGAGCGACCGCACCGGCGAGCCGGCGTCCGACGTCGCGGACAGCATCGCGCGGAAACTGATCGGGCGGTGA
- the ccmC gene encoding heme ABC transporter permease CcmC, giving the protein MPTLHAFANPARFLKIARPLTPALFWAGVVLVAIGCWAGLTQTPPDYLQGETVRILYIHVPAAWLGMGGWSGIAISSIMFLVWRHPLANVAARAIAMPGAVFATLCLITGSIWGRPTWGTWWQWDGRLTSMLLLVFVYLGYMALARADADRGGDGRVPAIYGIAGSVLLPIIRYSVVWWNTLHQGPSIGLTSSTIAGSILWPLPIMLAGFTFVFAAIVLMRMRATLATFKAEARMRRMARA; this is encoded by the coding sequence GTGCCGACGCTTCACGCCTTTGCCAATCCCGCGCGCTTCCTGAAGATCGCCAGGCCACTCACACCTGCCTTGTTCTGGGCCGGCGTCGTGTTGGTCGCGATCGGGTGCTGGGCGGGCCTGACGCAAACGCCCCCCGACTATCTGCAGGGCGAGACCGTCCGCATCCTCTACATCCACGTCCCCGCCGCCTGGCTCGGCATGGGCGGGTGGAGCGGGATCGCGATATCCAGCATCATGTTCCTCGTCTGGCGGCACCCGCTCGCCAACGTCGCGGCGCGTGCGATCGCGATGCCGGGCGCGGTGTTCGCGACCCTGTGCCTGATCACGGGGTCGATCTGGGGCCGGCCGACCTGGGGGACGTGGTGGCAGTGGGACGGGCGGCTGACGTCGATGCTGCTGCTGGTGTTCGTCTATCTCGGCTATATGGCGCTGGCGCGTGCCGATGCGGATCGTGGTGGCGACGGGCGCGTGCCGGCGATCTACGGCATCGCAGGGTCGGTGCTGCTGCCGATCATCCGCTATTCGGTGGTGTGGTGGAACACGCTGCACCAGGGGCCGAGCATCGGGCTGACCAGTTCGACGATCGCAGGCTCGATCCTGTGGCCGCTGCCGATCATGCTGGCGGGTTTCACCTTCGTCTTTGCGGCCATCGTGCTGATGCGGATGCGCGCGACGCTCGCGACGTTCAAGGCCGAAGCGCGGATGCGCCGGATGGCGCGCGCGTGA
- the ccmE gene encoding cytochrome c maturation protein CcmE, producing MKAKHQRLTLALLALAAVVIAGLLALSALKDQAAFFYAPSDVRRDGLPLGRAVRLGGMVEGGSIKRAADGVTVHFVVTDGQATTPVVFAGIVPDLFREKSGVVAEGQFQPNGSFVASNLLAKHDEKYMPPEMAGKMHETKTLK from the coding sequence ATGAAGGCCAAGCATCAACGCCTCACGCTCGCGCTGCTCGCGCTGGCCGCGGTCGTGATCGCCGGGCTGCTCGCGCTGTCCGCGCTCAAGGACCAGGCGGCGTTCTTCTACGCGCCGTCCGACGTGCGCCGCGACGGACTGCCGCTCGGCCGTGCGGTCCGGCTGGGCGGGATGGTCGAGGGCGGATCGATCAAGCGTGCCGCCGACGGCGTCACCGTGCACTTCGTCGTGACCGACGGCCAGGCGACGACCCCGGTGGTGTTCGCCGGCATCGTCCCCGACCTGTTCCGCGAAAAATCCGGCGTGGTCGCCGAAGGCCAGTTCCAGCCGAACGGCAGCTTCGTCGCGTCGAACCTGCTGGCCAAGCATGACGAGAAATACATGCCGCCCGAAATGGCGGGCAAGATGCACGAGACGAAAACCCTGAAATGA
- a CDS encoding heme lyase CcmF/NrfE family subunit, which yields MMAEAGLAALWLAGALAALQLVMAAMAVARDRAEVVAAVRPVAIVQGVLALLAMAALVWVFLDSDMSVKLVVENSHSAKPWIYKFAGAWGNHEGSMLLWVTILGLAGGAVAIFERSLPERTLIATLGAQAAIALGFYAFLLFSSNPFARIVPAPADGLGLNPLLQDPGLAFHPPTLYTGYVGLSVAFSFAVGALVTRDVGPAFARAMRPWVLIAWIFLTLGITAGSYWAYYELGWGGWWFWDPVENASLMPWLAATALLHSVTVLATRDGLRAWTIMLAVVAFSMSMIGTFLVRSGILTSVHAFAVDPERGAFILALLALYIGGALALFAGRIGTVRAGTTFDPVSREGGLVANNLLLSVILGIVLIGTLYPIVAAGFGVQLSVGPPFFNKAAGPIALLLVAVMAVGPLLRWRRDDVRAVILRAAGPIVAAVLVALALLPIWPGLLPWAGLSLAAGLAVASVAPLWKRNLRRTPLFTYGMVLAHLGIAVSLAGMASDSAFTKETLVAVRAGEAARVGPYTVTLDGITPVIGENWSALEARLTARRGDGSRILRPQLRFFANPPTNTNESAILTVLDGQLYTVLGQPDGQGRWQLRLWWKPFVTLIWLGGAMIAIGGLLSLLGRVRRERRVALRESWA from the coding sequence ATGATGGCCGAAGCGGGACTTGCCGCGCTGTGGCTGGCCGGTGCGCTGGCGGCGCTGCAGCTGGTCATGGCCGCGATGGCGGTCGCACGAGACCGGGCCGAGGTCGTCGCCGCGGTTCGCCCGGTTGCGATCGTGCAGGGCGTGCTCGCGCTGCTCGCGATGGCGGCGCTGGTCTGGGTGTTCCTCGACTCCGACATGTCGGTGAAGCTGGTCGTCGAGAACAGCCATTCGGCAAAACCGTGGATCTACAAGTTCGCCGGCGCCTGGGGGAACCATGAGGGGTCGATGCTGCTCTGGGTGACCATCCTGGGGCTGGCTGGCGGCGCGGTGGCGATCTTCGAACGCTCGCTGCCCGAGCGCACGCTGATCGCCACGCTCGGCGCTCAGGCGGCGATCGCGCTCGGTTTCTATGCGTTCCTGCTCTTCTCGTCGAACCCGTTCGCCCGGATCGTGCCTGCGCCGGCCGACGGCCTCGGCCTCAATCCGCTGTTGCAGGACCCCGGCTTGGCGTTCCACCCGCCGACGCTCTACACCGGCTATGTCGGGCTTTCGGTCGCCTTCTCGTTCGCGGTCGGCGCGCTGGTCACGCGCGATGTCGGCCCGGCGTTCGCGCGCGCGATGCGGCCCTGGGTCCTGATCGCGTGGATCTTCCTGACGCTCGGGATCACGGCCGGATCCTATTGGGCCTATTACGAGCTCGGCTGGGGCGGCTGGTGGTTCTGGGACCCGGTCGAGAACGCCTCGCTGATGCCGTGGCTCGCCGCGACCGCGCTGCTGCATTCGGTGACCGTGCTGGCGACGCGCGACGGCCTGCGCGCCTGGACGATCATGCTCGCGGTGGTCGCGTTCTCGATGTCGATGATCGGTACGTTCCTGGTGCGCTCGGGCATCCTGACGAGCGTCCACGCCTTTGCCGTCGACCCCGAGCGCGGCGCGTTCATCCTCGCGCTGCTCGCGCTCTACATCGGCGGTGCGCTGGCGCTGTTCGCCGGGCGGATCGGGACGGTGCGTGCGGGCACGACCTTCGACCCCGTCAGTCGCGAAGGCGGATTGGTCGCCAACAACCTGCTGCTGTCGGTGATCCTGGGGATCGTCCTGATCGGGACGCTGTACCCGATCGTCGCCGCGGGCTTCGGCGTCCAGCTGTCCGTCGGCCCGCCCTTCTTCAACAAGGCGGCGGGGCCGATCGCGTTGCTGCTCGTCGCGGTCATGGCGGTGGGGCCGTTGCTGCGCTGGCGCCGCGACGATGTGCGTGCGGTGATCCTGCGCGCTGCGGGGCCGATCGTGGCGGCGGTTCTTGTGGCGCTCGCGCTGTTGCCGATCTGGCCGGGCCTGTTGCCCTGGGCCGGGTTGTCGCTCGCGGCGGGGCTCGCCGTGGCGAGCGTCGCGCCGCTCTGGAAGCGCAACCTGCGCCGGACGCCGCTTTTTACCTATGGCATGGTTCTCGCGCATCTCGGCATCGCGGTCAGCCTCGCGGGGATGGCATCCGACAGCGCGTTCACGAAGGAGACGCTGGTCGCCGTCCGTGCTGGCGAGGCGGCGCGCGTCGGGCCCTATACCGTCACGCTCGACGGCATCACGCCCGTGATCGGCGAGAACTGGTCGGCGCTCGAGGCGCGGCTGACCGCGCGGCGCGGGGACGGGTCACGAATCCTCCGTCCGCAGCTCCGGTTCTTCGCCAATCCGCCGACCAACACCAATGAGAGCGCGATCCTGACCGTGCTCGACGGCCAGCTCTATACCGTGCTCGGCCAGCCGGACGGGCAGGGGCGCTGGCAGCTGCGGCTATGGTGGAAGCCGTTCGTGACGCTGATCTGGCTGGGCGGCGCGATGATTGCGATCGGCGGGCTTCTGTCGTTGCTGGGCCGCGTGCGGCGTGAGCGACGCGTCGCGCTGCGGGAATCCTGGGCATGA
- a CDS encoding redoxin family protein, whose amino-acid sequence MKRFALWAPLAIFALLFAVVASGLIRPASKTIKSAMVGKPLPRFSLPAIVADKPGVTSATFGQGQPRLLNVFASWCVPCIAEAPQLMRLKALGVPIDGLAVRDTGPAVTAFLKRNGDPYARIGSDAQSTVQLSLGSSGVPETFVIDGRGVVVKQVIGDIHADDVPAILQAVRDAQ is encoded by the coding sequence ATGAAGCGTTTCGCGCTATGGGCGCCCCTGGCGATCTTCGCGCTGTTGTTCGCGGTCGTCGCGAGCGGGCTGATCCGTCCGGCGAGCAAGACGATCAAGTCGGCGATGGTCGGCAAGCCGCTGCCCCGCTTTTCGCTCCCGGCGATCGTCGCGGACAAGCCCGGCGTCACGAGCGCGACGTTCGGGCAGGGGCAGCCGCGGTTACTCAACGTCTTCGCCAGCTGGTGTGTGCCGTGCATCGCCGAAGCCCCGCAGCTAATGCGGCTGAAGGCGCTGGGCGTGCCGATCGACGGGCTGGCAGTGCGCGATACCGGCCCCGCGGTGACGGCGTTCCTGAAGCGCAATGGCGATCCCTATGCGCGGATCGGCAGCGACGCACAGAGCACGGTGCAGCTGTCGCTCGGTTCGTCAGGCGTGCCCGAGACGTTCGTGATCGACGGCCGCGGCGTCGTGGTAAAGCAGGTGATCGGCGACATCCATGCGGATGACGTGCCGGCGATCCTGCAGGCCGTGAGGGACGCGCAGTGA